The region TGCCGGTCATGGCGATCAGGTAGGCGCCCATGCGCTTGATGATCGGCACGATGGCCATGAGCTCGGCGGTCTCGCCGGAATTCGAGATGGCGATGAAGACATCGCCGGGCGTGACCATGCCGAGGTCGCCGTGCGCGGCTTCGGCAGGATGCATGAACAGCGCCGGCGTGCCGGTCGAGGCAAAGGTGGCGGCGATTTTGCGGCCGATGTGGCCGGATTTGCCGATGCCGGAGACCACCACGCGGCCTTTGCATTCGAGCAAGACGTCCACCGCACGGGCCAGCGGCTCGGCCGCATCGTCCGACATGCGCGACTTCAGCGCCAGGATGGCGTCGGCTTCAATCTGGAGAGTTTGACGGGCGAGCTCAAGCGCGCGCTGCGCACGTTCCGTAGAAAAAGATTTTGGCAAGATTTTGGCTTCGGTTACACTCATAACCGAAGTATAAACGAATTACGAAAGCAAAAAACTTGCCAGATGTAACCTCGTGTAGCGTCAGGGATGCCGTGCCGTCGAATCCGGCGCGGTATTCTGCGGTGCAAAAGCATGAAAAGCCTGGCGCCCGAGGCTGCCCGCAGCGGGCTTGCTGCAATGCGACACCGATCGGAATCCATGGCGGCAGGCAGGCATGATTCTGGCTTAACAGGCCTTGCGGCCTTCACATATAAAAATTGCTTCGTTTTCCACTACATGTTTTCAGGACTAGAGCTCACTCTTTTTCTACTCGGCGCTGCGGTGCTTGGGGTCGTCGCTTTTCGAATGATGCATTTGCCGCCGATGCTGGGTTACCTCGTCGTCGGCATCGTGATCGGCCCGCACGGCCTCGGTTTCGCCGACGACAATGAAACCACGCACGCGCTGGCGGAGTTCGGCGTGGTGTTCCTGATGTTCTCGATCGGGCTGGAATTCTCGCTGCCCAAGTTGTCGGCTATGCGGCACATTGTCTTCGGCCTGGGTGTGGCTCAGGTGCTGGCGACCATCGCGGTGGCCATGGTGTTCGGCTGGAGCGCGGCCTACATCCTGCCGCAACTCAATGAAATCAGCTGGCCGGCGGCGTTTGCGCTGGGCGGCGCGCTGGCGATGTCGTCCACTGCGATCGTCTCCAAACTGCTGACCGAGCGGCTGGAACTGGAAACCGAACACGGCCGCCGCATCCTCGGCATCCTGCTGTTCCAGGATCTGGCGCTGGTGCCGCTGCTGATCATCGTGCCGGCGCTGGCCAAGAACTCCGGCAACCTCGTCGTCACGCTGGCGTGGGCGTCGATCAAGGCGCTGGTGGTGCTGGCGCTGCTGCTGTTCTTCGGCCAGAAGCTCATGCGCAGCTGGTTCCAGATCGTCGTCAAACGGCGTTCGCAGGAACTGTTCATGCTGAACCTGCTGATGATCACGCTGGGCGCCGCCTGGATCACCGAAAAAGCCGGCCTGTCGCTGGCGCTGGGCGCGTTCATCGCCGGCATGCTGATTTCCGAAACCGAATACAAGCATCAGGTGGAAGAAGACATCAAGTCCTTCCGCGACGTGCTGCTCGGCTTGTTCTTCATCACCATCGGCATGCTGCTCAACGTGCATCTGGTGCTGGAGCACTGGTGGCTGGTGCTGTTGCTGCTGGTCGGTCCGGTGCTGCTCAAGTTCGTGCTGATCGCCGGCCTCGCCAAACTGTTCGGCTCGACCACCGGCGTTGCCTTGCGCACCGGCCTGGCGTTGGCGCAGGCCGGCGAGTTCGGCTTTGTGCTGCTGAACCAGGCCGGCGGCCTGCAATTGATGGACCCCTTGCTGATCCAGGTGATCCTGGCCTCGATGGTGCTGTCGATGCTGGCGGCGCCGTTCATCCTCGCCAAATCCGACGCCATCGTCATGAAATTGTCCGCCAACGAATGGATGCTGCAATCGCTGGCGCTGACGCAACTGGCCACGCGCACCATGTCGAGCCAGAAGCATGTCATCATCGCGGGCTTCGGCCGCAGCGGCCAGAGCCTGGCCAAGCTGCTCGAAGAGGAAGGCATTCCCTATCACGCCTTGGAGATGGACCCGGACCTGGTGCATGACACCCGCGAGGCCGGCGCCAACGTGTCCTACGGCGACGCTGCACGCCGCGAGAGTCTGGTCGCCGCCGGCATCCATCGCGCCGCCGCGCTGGTGGTCACCTACGCCAGCACGCCGTCGGCCCTGAAGGTTCTGCATCACGCCAACGAACTGGCGCCGACCTTGCCGGTCATCGTGCGCAGTCACGACGACGCCGATCTCGACAAGCTGCTCGAGGCCGGCGCCACCGAAGTCGTCCCCGAAGCGCTGGAAGGCAGCCTGATGCTGGCCTCGCATGCGCTGGTGATGCTGGGCGTGCCGTTGCGCCGCGTGGTGCATCGCGTGCAAAGCGCGCGCGACGAGCGCTACACCTCCTTGCGCGGTTACTTCCATGGCGCCTCGGATGTACCCGAAGACAACGACAATCTCAACGTGCGGCTGCAATCGGTCGCGCTCAACGAAGGCGCCAGCGCGATCGGCAAGACGCTGTACCAGGTCGCGCTCGAGCAATTCGACACCGAAGTCACCATGCTCCGGCGGGGCAAGCTGCGGGTCGAATTCATGCCTGATACGGTCCTGCAGACCGGCGACATCGTGGTGTTGCGCGGCACCGGCGAAAACATCCTGCGCGCCGAAAAACGCCTTCTCAAAAAATGAACTTGGGAATGAATGGAAATCCTTGACCGCATCACCGGGATCATCCTTCCCGTCTTCGCCATCATCGCCATTGGTTACGGCTATGCGCGCTGGCGCGGCGAAGTGGTGCGCTCGGACATGGCCTCGGTCAATCGCGTGTCGATGGAGGTGCTGGCGCCGCTGATGGTGTTCAGCGCCTTGTCGGCCAAGGATTTCGACCTGGTCCATAACGGCTGGCTGATTCTCGCCAGCGTGATCATCTCGCTCGGTTCCGGCGTGCTGGCCTGGCCGGTAGCGAAAATACTGGGTTACGACAAGCGCACCTTTTTGCCGCCGATGATGTACAACAACGGCGGCAACATGGGCGTGCCGCTGATGCTGCTGGCCTTCGGTCCCGAGAGCCTGTCGGCGGCGGTGGCCTTGTTCACGGCGGCCACCTTCGTGTATTTCTCGCTGGGCATCAAGATGCTGCAGCATGGCCGGGACACCCGTCCCGGTTCTTTCCTCAAGTTGTTCAAGAGCCCGATCATGGTCGCCATGGTGCTGGGAGTATTGTTCGCGGTCTTGCATGTGCCGTTGCCGCAACCGCTGTTTTCGGCAATGAAGCTGCTCGGCGAAGCCAGCATTCCGATCATGCTGTTCGCGCTCGGCGTGCGCATGATGGACATCAGCTTCAAGAGCTGGCATATCGGCCTGGTCGGGGCGGTGACCTGTCCGCTGGTCGGATTGATCGTCGCCTTCGCGCTCGATCAGGTGTTGCCGCTGACGTCAGGTCAGCGCGGCCAGATGTATCTGTTCGGCGCCTTGCCGCCGGCGGTGCTGTGTTTCATGGTGGCCGAGCAATACCGTCAGGAACCCGACAAAGTGGCGGCGATCGTGCTCATGGGAAACCTTGCCGCGCTGGTTTTCGTGCCGCTGGGTTTGTGGTTGGGATTGCAACCCTCAATCCGTTGAAATGCACCCCGCGCCGGGCTTTGTTCAGCGCATGTTGGTATGGGAAATGCTTACAAAATAAAGCACTCTGGGTGCTCAATCGACTGTAAGGATGTTGTCATGTTCAAGAATTTTTCCATCAAGGCGCGCCTCATATTCGTCGTCAGTTTTCTGTCCGTCCTGCTCGCGCTGTTTGGCGCCGTCGGCCTGACCAGCCTGCAGCAAACCAATACCGCGCTCAAATCGCTCTACGAGGATCGTGTGATTGCACTTGGGCAACTCGGCCAGGTAGCTACTTCCGTCGAAACCGGCCGCTATGCCATCTCGACCGCCATCGTCGGCGATTCGGGTGAAATCGACAAGAACATGGATGCGCTGGAAAAGATACTGAAGGATGGCGACAAGGTCTGGCAAGAATATCTGGCAACCTCCCTGACGCCGGACGAAAAGCAATTGACCGAGCAATTCACCGCGCAAAAGAAAAAATTCATCGCCGACGGCGTCAAGCCGGCCATGGAGGCGTTGCATAACCGTGACTTCCAGGGGGCAACCGAACTGTACAACGGCCCGCTGCTGGACATGTCCAGGCAGATCACCGTCACCATGTCCAAGCTGACCCGCTTGCAGCAGGACGTCAGCAAACAGCTCTACAACGAATCGCAGGCGCGCTACGACACCTTCCTGACCATGACCATCGCCGCCATCGTGATCGGGCTGTCGGTCGCGCTGATCATGGGCATCTGGCTGGTGCGGGCGATTTCCGGTCCGCTCAATGAAGCCGTCCGGGTCGCGCGCGGCGTGGCCGACGGCGACCTGACCCAGACCATCGAAGTGCATTCGCGCGATGAAGCCGGCCAGCTCATGGAAGCCCTGAAAACCATGAATGCCCGCCTGCAGCAGATCGTCGGCGAAGTGCGCGTGAGCACCGATACCATTTCCACCGCCTCCAGCGAAATCGCCAGCGGCAACCTCGACCTGTCGGCCCGCACCGAAAGCCAGGCCGGCTCGCTGGAAGAGACCGCCTCGGCGATGGAAGAGCTGACCTCCACCGTCAAGCAGAACGCCGACAACGCGCGCCAGGCCAACCAGCTGGCCGCCTCGGCGTCGCAGATCGCGCAAGAGGGCGGCAGCGTCGTCGGCCAGGTGGTGGTGACGATGAACAACATCAACGATTCGTCGAAAAAAATTGTCGACATCATCAGCGTGATCGACGGCATCGCCTTCCAGACCAATATCCTGGCCTTGAATGCTGCGGTGGAAGCCGCGCGCGCCGGCGAGCAAGGGCGCGGTTTTGCCGTGGTGGCGTCGGAAGTGCGCAGCCTGGCGCAACGCTCGGCTGCCGCGGCCAAAGAAATCAAGACCCTGATCGACGATTCGGTGCAGAAAGTGGGCGAGGGCAGCAAGCTCGTCGAGCAGGCCGGCGTCACGATGGATGAAGTGGTCGCCAGCGTCAAACGGGTGACCGACGTCATGGGCGAGATCACGGCTGCCAGCCAGGAGCAGAGTTCCGGCATCGAAG is a window of Herbaspirillum hiltneri N3 DNA encoding:
- a CDS encoding methyl-accepting chemotaxis protein, translating into MFKNFSIKARLIFVVSFLSVLLALFGAVGLTSLQQTNTALKSLYEDRVIALGQLGQVATSVETGRYAISTAIVGDSGEIDKNMDALEKILKDGDKVWQEYLATSLTPDEKQLTEQFTAQKKKFIADGVKPAMEALHNRDFQGATELYNGPLLDMSRQITVTMSKLTRLQQDVSKQLYNESQARYDTFLTMTIAAIVIGLSVALIMGIWLVRAISGPLNEAVRVARGVADGDLTQTIEVHSRDEAGQLMEALKTMNARLQQIVGEVRVSTDTISTASSEIASGNLDLSARTESQAGSLEETASAMEELTSTVKQNADNARQANQLAASASQIAQEGGSVVGQVVVTMNNINDSSKKIVDIISVIDGIAFQTNILALNAAVEAARAGEQGRGFAVVASEVRSLAQRSAAAAKEIKTLIDDSVQKVGEGSKLVEQAGVTMDEVVASVKRVTDVMGEITAASQEQSSGIEEVNRAITQMDETTQQNAALVEQAAAAAQSLQDQAQRLTQSVSVFKLDGNHQLAPTPAAAAAVRTVDITPRPAAVTAGGKSSKPRQSSTAPAKAARPTAAPALPASAAVKSSDDDWEQF
- a CDS encoding cation:proton antiporter domain-containing protein — its product is MFSGLELTLFLLGAAVLGVVAFRMMHLPPMLGYLVVGIVIGPHGLGFADDNETTHALAEFGVVFLMFSIGLEFSLPKLSAMRHIVFGLGVAQVLATIAVAMVFGWSAAYILPQLNEISWPAAFALGGALAMSSTAIVSKLLTERLELETEHGRRILGILLFQDLALVPLLIIVPALAKNSGNLVVTLAWASIKALVVLALLLFFGQKLMRSWFQIVVKRRSQELFMLNLLMITLGAAWITEKAGLSLALGAFIAGMLISETEYKHQVEEDIKSFRDVLLGLFFITIGMLLNVHLVLEHWWLVLLLLVGPVLLKFVLIAGLAKLFGSTTGVALRTGLALAQAGEFGFVLLNQAGGLQLMDPLLIQVILASMVLSMLAAPFILAKSDAIVMKLSANEWMLQSLALTQLATRTMSSQKHVIIAGFGRSGQSLAKLLEEEGIPYHALEMDPDLVHDTREAGANVSYGDAARRESLVAAGIHRAAALVVTYASTPSALKVLHHANELAPTLPVIVRSHDDADLDKLLEAGATEVVPEALEGSLMLASHALVMLGVPLRRVVHRVQSARDERYTSLRGYFHGASDVPEDNDNLNVRLQSVALNEGASAIGKTLYQVALEQFDTEVTMLRRGKLRVEFMPDTVLQTGDIVVLRGTGENILRAEKRLLKK
- a CDS encoding AEC family transporter gives rise to the protein MEILDRITGIILPVFAIIAIGYGYARWRGEVVRSDMASVNRVSMEVLAPLMVFSALSAKDFDLVHNGWLILASVIISLGSGVLAWPVAKILGYDKRTFLPPMMYNNGGNMGVPLMLLAFGPESLSAAVALFTAATFVYFSLGIKMLQHGRDTRPGSFLKLFKSPIMVAMVLGVLFAVLHVPLPQPLFSAMKLLGEASIPIMLFALGVRMMDISFKSWHIGLVGAVTCPLVGLIVAFALDQVLPLTSGQRGQMYLFGALPPAVLCFMVAEQYRQEPDKVAAIVLMGNLAALVFVPLGLWLGLQPSIR